In Nothobranchius furzeri strain GRZ-AD chromosome 19, NfurGRZ-RIMD1, whole genome shotgun sequence, the following are encoded in one genomic region:
- the rab42a gene encoding ras-related protein Rab-42a: MDTLWQYQFRIILLGDSTVGKSSLLKRFTDGIYSDVADPTVGVDFYARSLDVEPGVKIKLQLWDTAGQERFRSITTSYYRNSVGGLLVFDLTNRKTFDHVKEWHKEVSEHILPHHMVYILIGHKSDLNKDRKVSRDEAEQLAAELGIRYVETSAKCNSNVDRAFELLTRDIYELMKMGEIVTRDGWDGVKSGLTAKVLYPGEEEEELATASPEKGCHC, translated from the exons ATGGATACTTTGTGGCAGTACCAGTTCCGAATCATCCTGCTCGGGGACTCCACGGTGGGGAAGTCGTCGCTGCTGAAACGCTTCACGGACGGGATCTACAGCGACGTGGCGGATCCGACGGTCGGGGTGGATTTTTATGCCCGCTCCCTTGATGTGGAGCCCGGGGTGAAAATAAAGCTCCAGCTCTGGGACACTGCCGGCCAGGAACGATTCAG GTCCATCACAACATCATATTACCGGAACTCCGTCGGGGGGCTGCTGGTCTTTGACCTGACCAACCGTAAAACGTTTGACCACGTGAAAGAATGGCACAAAGAGGTGAGTGAGCACATCCTGCCCCACCACATGGTCTACATCCTCATCGGCCACAAGAGCGACCTCAACAAGGACCGCAAGGTGAGCCGGGACGAAGCGGAGCAGCTCGCTGCCGAGCTGGGCATCCGCTACGTCGAGACGTCGGCGAAGTGCAACAGCAACGTGGATCGAGCATTTGAGCTGCTGACCAGAGACATCTATGAGCTAATGAAGATGGGGGAAATCGTTACCCGTGACGGCTGGGACGGTGTGAAAAGCGGCCTCACTGCCAAAGTCCTTTATCCgggcgaggaagaggaggaacttGCAACTGCGTCTCCTGAAAAGGGTTGTCACTGCTGA
- the ctps1a gene encoding CTP synthase 1 produces MAMMKYILVTGGVISGIGKGIIASSVGTILKSCGLRVTAIKIDPYINIDAGTFSPYEHGEVFVLDDGGEVDLDLGNYERFLDIRLTRDNNLTTGKIYQSVINKERRGDYLGKTVQVVPHITDAIQEWVVKQAKVPVDGDETEPQVCVIELGGTVGDIESMPFVEAFRQFQFKVKRENFCNIHVSLIPQPSATGEQKTKPTQNSVRELRGLGLSPDLIMCRCTTALENSVKEKISMFCHVEPQQVICVHDVLSIYRVPLLLEDQGVVGYLSRRLNMPIETKSRQMLTKWKEMSDRSDRLLEQCSIALVGKYTKFSDSYASVIKALEHSALAINHKLEVKYIDSAYLEPSTLQEEPVKYHEAWQKLCSADGVLVPGGFGVRGTEGKIHAINWARKQKKPFLGVCLGMQLAVCEFARNTLGWTDANSTEFDPESKHPVVIDMPEHNPGQMGGTMRLGKRRTIFKSSNSVLRRLYGDADYVDERHRHRFEVNPELKNHFEEKGFRFVGQDVEGERMEVIELDDHPYFVGVQYHPEFTSRPIKPSPPYLGLLLAAAGKLQSYLQKGCRLSPRDMYSDRSGNSSPDSEIAELKFPPVTDSA; encoded by the exons ATGGCAATGATGAAATACATCCTGGTAACCGGTGGCGTCATTTCTGGAATTGGTAAAGGCATCATTGCTAGCAGCGTTGGCACGATTCTCAAGTCATGCGGTTTGCGTGTAACAGCCATCAAGATCGACCCGTACATCAACATAGATGCAGGCACCTTTTCGCCCTATGAGCATG GTGAAGTGTTTGTGCTTGATGACGGTGGGGAGGTGGACTTGGACCTAGGGAACTATGAGCGCTTCCTTGACATTCGACTGACGAGGGACAACAACCTGACCACTGGGAAGATCTATCAGTCCGTCATCAACAAGGAGAGGCGGGGAGACTACCTGGGCAAGACTGTGCAGG TGGTGCCACACATCACCGATGCCATCCAGGAATGGGTTGTGAAACAAGCCAAAGTGCCCGTCGATGGCGATGAGACAGAGCCTCAAGTGTGTGTGATAGAG CTAGGAGGCACTGTTGGAGACATTGAGAGCATGCCTTTCGTTGAGGCCTTCAGGCAGTTCCAGTTTAAAGTGAAGAGAGAGAACTTCTGTAACATCCATGTCAGTCTGATACCACAG CCCAGCGCCACGGGAGAGCAGAAGACCAAACCAACACAGAACAGTGTGAGGGAGTTGAGAGGTTTGGGTCTTTCTCCTGACCTG ATCATGTGCCGCTGCACCACTGCTCTGGAGAACTCTGTCAAAGAGAAGATCTCGATGTTCTGCCATGTAGAACCTCAGCAG GTCATCTGTGTGCACGATGTTTTATCCATCTACAGAGTCCCGTTACTGCTGGAGGACCAGGGTGTGGTAGGCTACCTGAGCAGGAGGTTAAACATGCCCATCGAGACTAAATCCAGACAGATGCTCACTAAGTGGAAGGAGATGTCAGACAG GTCGGACAGGCTGCTGGAGCAGTGCTCCATCGCTCTGGTGGGGAAGTACACCAAGTTCTCCGACTCCTACGCCTCAGTCATAAAGGCTCTGGAGCACTCGGCGCTGGCCATCAACCATAAACTAGAAGTTAAG TACATAGATTCTGCGTATTTGGAGCCGAGCACGCTGCAGGAAGAGCCGGTGAAGTATCACGAGGCATGGCAGAAGCTCTGCAGCGCCGA TGGTGTCCTTGTTCCTGGAGGTTTTGGTGTCAGAGGAACAGAAGGGAAGATTCATGCCATCAACTGGGCCAGGAAACAGAAAAAACCCTTCCTAG GTGTGTGTCTCGGGATGCAGCTGGCTGTGTGTGAGTTTGCAAGGAACACCTTGGGGTGGACAG ATGCAAACTCTACTGAATTTGACCCAGAATCAAAGCATCCTGTG GTGATCGATATGCCAGAACACAACCCTGGGCAGATGGGTGGCACAATGAGGCTAGGAAAGAGACGGACTATATTCAAATCCAGCAACAGTGTTCTGA GAAGACTTTATGGAGATGCTGATTATGTTGACGAGAGGCACAGACACCGCTTTGAG GTCAACCCAGAGCTGAAGAACCACTTTGAGGAGAAAGGTTTCCGGTTTGTTGGTCAGGATGTGGAAGGAGAGAGGATGGAGGTCATCGAGCTGGATG ACCACCCTTACTTCGTTGGAGTGCAGTACCACCCCGAGTTCACATCTAGACCCATTAAGCCATCACCACCTTACCTGGGGTTGCTTCTGGCTGCTGCAGGAAAACTGCAGAGCTACTTGCAGAAAGGCTGCCGTCTATCTCCACG AGACATGTACAGCGACCGCAGTGGCAACAGCAGCCCGGATTCAGAGATTGCTGAGCTGAAGTTTCCTCCAGTTACAGATTCAGCATGA